The following is a genomic window from Pochonia chlamydosporia 170 chromosome Unknown PCv3seq00017, whole genome shotgun sequence.
TGCGTTCGATCGCTCACAGTATAttctggccattgctgccCGGTTGGGTAACAACTACTGGCTGATGCACACGCCTGAATTTCACCGAATGGTCGACAGAGTCCACAAGTTTGTCGACTATTTTGTGCAGAAGGCCATGAACAGCAACGAAAAGCAGAAATCGGACCACTACGTCTTCTTGCATGCTCTGTCCGAGCAGACGCAGGATCCTGCTGAGCTGCGATCACAACTCCTCAACATTCTTCTAGCCGGCCGTGATACGACCGCGTCACTCTTGGGCTGGTTCTTCCATACCCTGGCCGATAAGCGGTACGAGCACATTTATAAGAGACTCCGCCAGATTGtggttgatgagtttggtACCTACCAAAACCCTCGCGACATCACGTTTGAGAGAATGAAGAGCTGTCAATACTTGCAATGGTGCATCAACGAAGCTCTTAGACTATACCCTGTTGTTCCCATGAACGTCCGCACAGCCCTGACTGATACCACTCTTCCCACGGGCGGTGGCCCCGATGGCCGGTCACCCATCTTCGTGCCAAAAGGCACTGATGTCGGTTACTCGGTATGTTTTACCTTTTCTCCTACCTCAGTACCGTTTCTAAAAGGGCATTTCTTTTTGCTGACATCGTCTACTTGTAGGTATTCATCATGCATCGCCGAAAGGACCTGTGGGGCCAAGACTGCGAGATATTCAAGCCAGAGCGCTGGGAAACTCGAAAACCCGGCTGGGATTATCTCCCCTTCAATGGTGGACCTCGCATCTGTATCGGCCAGCAGTTTGCCCTCACCGAAATTGCCTACGTGTTGGTTCGCATGCTCCAACGGATTGATGCTCTTGATGGTTCTGCTGCTGGTCCTGTCAAGCACGGTTTGACTCTCACCAACTGCCCGGCTGATGGAGTGAAGCTTCGTCTTCACTTTGCCGAATAAATAAGGTGAAAGCTGAGGGGAAAGGGGGGAAGTCACTAGAttggagacatggacctgGAAGCACAGGAACGGCCCTTCGTTGCAGAATCGGCCATAATGAGATATATGATGGTAGACTAATCTACTTGTAAACTAATGACAGTATGTACATAGGCTCTAGCGGTAGGGTGGTATGGTCTAATACAGAACATCCCCACCACTTACTATGCTTCTCCCAGTCTTGACGGTTGCCAATAACCCCGCTGCATGTAAATCCTGCACGAGCGAGAAGATCATCCCATCGCAACCTTTTGCGGCCATTATGTCAACAGTTGCGGGGAGTACCTCGACATGGTTTGTAATAGCTGAATGATACGGAACTTCTCCGATGGGAACCACCATGTCGGGCGCGCCACTGTAAACAGACAGACGGGAAGTGGAAAAGGGCATCGGCCGAGACGGGCCAGTCAAATACGTATCCCGATACTTTGATGCCGGTGTTCTGGGAACGTACACGAGGAGGTGTTTAGAGCACGTCTCATGGCTCTTTGGCAGTTCCTCGTCGTTGAACCAGTCCATAAATTTGTTCTTTGCAGCCACCAGCTCCTCGATTGTGCTTAAATCACTGTCCCCAAAGCTCCATCTTTGTCGGGGACTTGGGTCAACATGAGGGAGTCTaccatcatggccatttgCATATTCTGCATAGAACCTTTCACGTACAAGTTTGCCCTGTCCCTTTGCCGTAAGTAATTCATAAGTATTATTGAGCAAATCTGGCAAAAGTTGCTCGTCTGGCATCCCCAACCTCCACGACTGCTCCACATTATAGGCCCTTGTGTCAGCGGAAAGAAAATCGGTCAGGTTCTTCACAAACTTGGTCAACATTGCCTCGTACGGGGTTGATGAGGTGTTGGGAAATCCGACGGCCAAGATGGAAGTAGGATATGCATTCCGGAAGGTGATGTTGTCCCGATATAGCGCCTTCGCTGCTGTAGCCCAGAGATGCGGATCTCTAGCAAGAAGACCGGCCGTATCATATTCTGGTGCAAGTGGCATGACGCCGTCCATCAACACTAACCCGTGAGCTGAAGCAATCATAAGCCGGCTTATTCGTTTGCAAGAACTCGTTTATATTACTTACACGGTCTGTTTCCGTAGAGTCCCTGAACCTGACTCGGGCTCCTTATGCTGCCTCCTGTGTCAGAGCCGAGGGTTATGTCTAACCAAGAATACGAGGCTTGTTATACTTGTCAGCAATGGGTGCAAGCGATGTTAGGGACTACACGGTAGCAGACCTTCTCCTGCAGCAGGACCtgttgaggacgacgacCCGTCCTGGTACCCATCTCCTCGTGGATTAAACGGGGCGTGATAGTCAACCCAGTCGGCAGTCGCAGTCTCTCCGTTGGCGAATTGACTAGTCTTCATTTTGCCTACGATCACAGCGCCTGCGCCAAGTAAGTTTTGCACTGCTTGAGCGTTCGCTCTGGCAGCCGGGTAATGACTGTACCAGGCACGGTTACCATTGGAAGTCTTCAAGCCTTTCAAGTCATAAATGTCTTTGATGCCAACACGCACACCGGCCAGCGGCTTCTCAGCAGTTGGTTTGAAGTACAAGCGGGACGggacagccacagcaagaGATTGGCCGGGGATATTTGCCGGAAGGACTGCGAATACACCATTCCCGTCCGGAATGCAGGTCTCACTGAATGAACCTTGCGTATCGGCATACAGCCGATATGCTTGGAAAAGGTGTCCTTTCGAGGACACAAAGTACGGGCCGTTGGGAAGGGAGGAGCTGACATTTCGAGCATGTGCTTCGACACAACCCCTTAATTCTCTGTCACACACTTGGTTTTGGCCTCCAGTTGTATCCTGCACAAATACGCCTGTGGGTTAAATTAGCAGGCAGCTTTACTTGTGCTTGAGCTTTTACTCTTGTCTTCTTGCAGCCAGAGCGCCAAGGAGCAATCACCAAGTTATGAAGATAGACTCACTGTGAAGGAATGCATCTTGGAAAACATCATCGGCGCGAGAAAAGTTAGCGGCCAACCTTCTCAACTCATTTCCCTCTAATCTGCCCTCTCTGTTTGTGACAACTGTGATGGGCACAAGATTGAACTCGCTGGCGTTGGAGCTACTCGGTGGCAGCGCAATGACACCAACTGAACGAGGTGGCACATAATAATGTATTCCATTCAGCTTTAGTGTCAGGCCAGTAaattgaagctgctgctcaGTTGCTGATGAGCCAGCCGACAATAATGCGGCCACCAAAATGAAAAGTTGCCAATATGGTATTTGCAGCATGTTTGTCTGTACTAGTGAATGCCAGTCAGTATAAGGGCCATAAAACGTGTCTACCAAAACACAAAAGGGGTCGCAAATCACACCATGAGTTTGGAGATTTCTACATGATTTTCCATTGAGGCACATATAACCATTTCCATTAGAAGACTTCACTCACATTTGTTTAAACGCCATTCTTCGTCGCCTAGCTGCACTGGATACTGGCGGATCAAGAGCTCCACAGAGCTGAGGACCCTGAGAGACAGATGCACCCTGATGTTCTGCAGATCCTTGGAAATAGATTACGCATGGTGAAAGAGGATTAGACAACCTTAATACTATAAACTCGTTGTTGGGAGATAAGCAACTTCCGAAGCCCTTCTGAAAGCGAGACTGGGATGCCAAATCGGGATTCTTGGCTGTGGGTAGTAACAATGTGATTGGTGTGAGAATATACATCGAGGTTTTCAGAAAAGGTTTTATTCTGGAAAAGTAAAGTCTTCTTGGCATAGGGACTTGGCTGAGAGAAAATGCCTTTCTTACTTCTCCCAACCGTCTATATTATGTACAAGTGGAAATaggttgatgagatgaggtaACTAGCCATTCTTGCAACAGATCACCCTATTCCTCCAGTTCGATCGCGCTGTGTCCACAATGTGACCATCAAGGTGCGTCTGATTCAAAATTGGGAGCAACTAGGCCGCACAAGAGATTTGCATTCTCGTCACCAATAGCAATCATGGCCTGGCCAAATGACACGGTGAACATGTAAGGGTCGGCTGTCGTAGACAGACGCCAAATATAAAAATAGACGGCAGGCGCCAAAATCACCATCTTTACTCAAGACCAACAGAAATCACACGCAACTCAGATATATTGCTCTGTTTTGGCGATCAGCATACGCAAGATGTTGCCACATATGTCCCGGGTTGGGCAATTGGCCGCAAGTCTGGGCCTGATGGCTCTTCCGCCGGTCCTCGGACATCCCGCCAACCAACATTCTACAAATACTTCATCCTACGGGCCCGTTCTGTTAGAAAactttgatgccattgggGCCTGGTTTGACGGCGTGGCAGCAATCAACGGAACCTCTATTGCTCGTCGACCAAACGCCACAATTGCCAtagttggtggtggcatctCTGGTCTCGCCACAGGGTTGATGCTTGATAGCATTGGCGTTCACAACTGGGAGATCATTGAGGCATCTGATCGAATTGGCGGTCGATTCAGGACGAAATATGTTGGTGGCACTCAGGAATGGGCAGAAATGGGACCCATGAGACTGCCCTATTCGATCAAATATAAAAGCGACAATACAACCCATGAATACACCGATCACCGAATGACTTTTCAGTTAGCGGAGTGGCTAAATGACCTTAATAAGAACGATAGCAAGTGGCAAGTCAACTTCATCCCCTGGTTGCAGCACCACCCCAATGAGCTTCTGGCCAGAGGAACCGGCCGCCATCCCGATGGAAGAATTCCAACTCGAGGTGAAG
Proteins encoded in this region:
- a CDS encoding glutamyl-tRNA(Gln) amidotransferase (similar to Pyrenophora tritici-repentis Pt-1C-BFP XP_001932078.1); the encoded protein is MLQIPYWQLFILVAALLSAGSSATEQQLQFTGLTLKLNGIHYYVPPRSVGVIALPPSSSNASEFNLVPITVVTNREGRLEGNELRRLAANFSRADDVFQDAFLHSVFVQDTTGGQNQVCDRELRGCVEAHARNVSSSLPNGPYFVSSKGHLFQAYRLYADTQGSFSETCIPDGNGVFAVLPANIPGQSLAVAVPSRLYFKPTAEKPLAGVRVGIKDIYDLKGLKTSNGNRAWYSHYPAARANAQAVQNLLGAGAVIVGKMKTSQFANGETATADWVDYHAPFNPRGDGYQDGSSSSTGPAAGEASYSWLDITLGSDTGGSIRSPSQVQGLYGNRPSHGLVLMDGVMPLAPEYDTAGLLARDPHLWATAAKALYRDNITFRNAYPTSILAVGFPNTSSTPYEAMLTKFVKNLTDFLSADTRAYNVEQSWRLGMPDEQLLPDLLNNTYELLTAKGQGKLVRERFYAEYANGHDGRLPHVDPSPRQRWSFGDSDLSTIEELVAAKNKFMDWFNDEELPKSHETCSKHLLVYVPRTPASKYRDTYLTGPSRPMPFSTSRLSVYSGAPDMVVPIGEVPYHSAITNHVEVLPATVDIMAAKGCDGMIFSLVQDLHAAGLLATVKTGRSIVSGGDVLY
- a CDS encoding cytochrome P450 family protein (similar to Cordyceps militaris CM01 XP_006667301.1) translates to MQVTVLVGIALGAAVIVMLINKIQLSLRHRAMAKQLGCKPPVQAPSTEPSGVVAMFRGAQASKEKRFPQFVQEQFDKLNEREGRQVGTSTLVTPFFKKIIFTSDPQNIQAMLALKFKDFGLGVNRTDNFRPLLGNGIFAANGKQWEHSRALLRPQFVRSQVSDLDLEEAHVKNMMTVLDRNLGRDNWTGTVDLQVLFFRLTLDSATEFLFGESVNSQIDLQTDITNSGKDDNSFAYAFDRSQYILAIAARLGNNYWLMHTPEFHRMVDRVHKFVDYFVQKAMNSNEKQKSDHYVFLHALSEQTQDPAELRSQLLNILLAGRDTTASLLGWFFHTLADKRYEHIYKRLRQIVVDEFGTYQNPRDITFERMKSCQYLQWCINEALRLYPVVPMNVRTALTDTTLPTGGGPDGRSPIFVPKGTDVGYSVFIMHRRKDLWGQDCEIFKPERWETRKPGWDYLPFNGGPRICIGQQFALTEIAYVLVRMLQRIDALDGSAAGPVKHGLTLTNCPADGVKLRLHFAE